The genomic DNA aagactagcagtatgcagtcgaaacgtcgcgatccacatcacacgtgactacatcgtcAGACAAACgcaaaaacttagcttttattgttatttaccaAGATGAATAACCACAGCCTTTTTTACGGTACGGTATTGACAAACGCGTTATGCATCTGATTTTAAAGCTCATGGTGCCCGAATGATATGGAATCGAAATGTTGTATGTAGGTGGCATGTATAAAATTGACTTTGTGGCTGTGACTTGTGGAAAGATCGTATTTCTCTTGACTTTTGGAAGCGTATCCTGTAGTAACAAGTCCATGTGCTTTCTAAGATGCGATTTGAACTACGTTATGTTCGATAATTTGGTTTCTTCGAGTTCGTTTTGGATGAAAGTGAATTATTAACAAACTTTATGATTTAGTTTAATGCatgtattgtaatttttgaTCTCTCCTGGTCAGACAAGTTACAGAGCCAAATTATATTatacaataagaaaaaaaaatacaattttagtTGAAATAGAATTTGCCCAAGAAATGTTCAGTATCcaagtaatgatgataataattattatccaTGGATATTATAAatagaagttacatgttaaacTCTTCTAGGGGTTAAGGGGTTAAAATTACAAGTGGTACAACTAAACGTGAAAGCTGTCTGCTACATATATAACTATGGTTTATACAGTTTTGAACATGTTGATCTGGAAAGTAACCTAAATTACAATTGGAATTGGTGATGTTTAATACTGCAGAATGCAGACAATACAAAATCCActtcaaacaagttttcaaaataacttctgATTATAGGCTCGTTCCTATTATTTATAACATTATTGTGCTTGAGAAggaaatttttcactttttgtcgCCTATTTGATCAGATTCATTTCCAAATATAAAACACAAGGCTTGTGTAtggaagaaatttctccttctcTTACATTTTCCATTGCAGCCTTATGAAAAATTGTTCTCACAAACTAAGTATGCCATTTTAAACTTTAAGGTGCCAAAGGCACTATCAATCAATTCTTAATACAAAAATGCAATAATTGTTTAGGTTTGATTTAATCTTGCCAAAAAACAGTTAACCCACAACACACCTTGACATGCATGCTTAaaacaataggccattttacaatTATGCACTTAGCCACAAAGATTTTGATTcggagtgaggctgaaggtgaccttgttatgatagagaccagtatctagtttgCATGATAACCAAGTaatttacaatacaatacaatacaatacactTTATGATTACGGCTCCCCTACATGTATATGAGGGTATTCTGTTGTAAtacaataatatttatataataatttACAATGGGTCAGAGAATATTTACATGtgttgtaaagaaaaaagaccaaaaaaaatttaaaataatagtacaaaaaaaaataataataatgataattaatataattttgtatAAAGGTGTAAAAGGGTTGAAAGATCCATTTAAGAAGAGTTTCAGATAAAATGGGCCACTTTCCTTTTAAGATCTAAAATATCATTTGTGCTTTGAATtcacatttgaaaagcagcaaggtttgtatcataacaaggtcacccttagccttactcctattcaaaggcttggcaaccaagcacacaactgtaaaatggactattgttATAAACACATCTACCCCTGCCACTGAAGTCAAGAAGTACATTTCTAGAGCAACAGCTACAATTCTAGGCAGAGCTATGAATAATTTTATTCCTCCCATGCATATTCCTATCAATATGTctttaatcatttatttttgttatgtAAAGAATGTTCAAGTGCTCTTGGTATGGAGAGTCGCCACATCAAAGATGCTcaaatcactgcatcttcacAATGGGATAGAAATCATGCGGCATTCCAGGGAAGATTGAACTTTAAGGCTGGTGGAGGTAAACAGGGAGGATGGTCAGCTCGGTCGAACAatggaaatcaatggatacaggtggctcttggcagttacaccaaattaacaagtatagcaacacagggaaggaatgCTGATAGCCAATGGGTAACAGCATACAAGCTgcagtacagtgaagatggagtgaACTTCTACTACTATAAAGTACCAGGACAGAGTTCACCTAAGGTACATAAATTACCATGTGTCAGATATTGAAAGCTTTTTGGGTATATCTCAAGTCGACCTGTAGAAAATGAACCTTTAAGTGGACAAAAATCTGTTGATATTCATGTTGTATCATTATTTGAATTGAATAGTATATTGACAactaaataatgtaaaaaatgttGGCATGTAGGTGATTATGCTTTGCATTTCTAAGAATTGCTTTgttcaacccttaaactcccagaagtgattcccatgtaacttctcccaacaatatccatccactatccagcaaacaggtaatgagaatactcaaatgtatcatgtagaagttgttatcttggtataataccaaattcttgcaactaagttacaaggaaatgtgtagcagtgaGATGTGAGAATTGACAaccagatcatgggagttaaagggttatttaatAAGCAATTGATACTTGACTAAACAGAATAATGATAAATACAATGATGTTAATTTGTTATGGGAATCACTTATCTTACTAGATTTTGTATGTTGATTATTTAaggtttttaaaggaaataaagacaggGATAGTATTGTGTATCATAAAATAAGCCCACCAATCCAAGCGCGTTATATCAGACTCAGACCCACAGCATGGTATGGTCATATATCACTCAGgatggagctgtatggttgTTTAGGTATGGTAACTGTTACTCTTAGTCATTAATCAACATTAGCTTATGCTTGGAGTATCTGCTCATCCATGTATATTGTCAATTGACAAACAGTTCTGCTAACACATTAAATGCTATCTAGGGATTGCAACTGGGTGCTAGAACTTAAGTTCTAATTTTGGGGGATTTTGTAGACAGAATTATAGGGTAAGGATGTTGATGTGCGGTTGATTGACAAAAGATGtacaaaattaaggaaatgtttTGGTGAACCAAACATTTGGTACTGGTAAATATAAGCACTTGGTagcaaacattttattttccacaTCATGCGGTAAATTTTGTTGCTTGCATTATGATGAAAGTCATTTTGTAGGGATAACATGACAATATATTTTACTTGAGATGTTTCTCATCTTGTAGGTTTAAGTTAGTTAAGGACTAGTATTTCACACCAATTTTACAGTATTCACAAAAGccaaaaatttacattaaaacCAAACAGTTTGAGGTTCTATTTTCTCGGCTATTTGGTGTTAATTTGATAAAGAACAAGTTTCAGCTGGTTAGTTTGACATGAAAGCAACCAtgttttccaaactttttcTAAGTTGATTTACTAAAAGCATTATAATTTGCTAAACTGTCTGTTCTATGAAATGCCCCAATtacaaagtttttatttcatgtcaTTAATTGTTTACAAAAACACCTGTCTATTCcaataaaggaaaatgtaatTAGAAGTAAGTCACTGGTTCCCAGGATGGTGCAAGTTATGCTAAGACATCTGATTGTTTTTGTGACTTCTTGATGAGCTATACTTATGAAATTCAGGGGATTTCTCATTTAGATTTGAAGTTAACGACCCTGAGAGCAATCTGGGAATTTTCCATAGATCTCATCCATCACATAGGATACTGTACCTGCATGTTTTAAAAGGAGTAAATTCTTCAATTACTATTTTGTAAGATTTTGCAGATTTTGAGCACTGTTTGCTATAATTATTGTGTGAGCGTGAATTGTGTGGTTCTGCATCTGCAGTTATCTGCTAAGAAGTCTTGTTACAGTAACTATAACTGCACAAGAACCGATGTATTGCAAAATGTCAAGCCAACAAATTGCATATTTTGCAtgactgtaaaataaaaatgttctttcactttctttatttctgtaaagaatGTTCAGGTGCTCTTGGTATGGAGAGTCGCCACATCAAAGATGCTcaaatcactgcatcttcacAATGGAATGgaaatcatgcagcaatccaGGGAAGATTGAACTTTAAGGCTGGTGGAGGCAAGACAGGAGGATGGTCAGCTCGGTCgaataatggaaatcaatggatacaggtggctcttggcagttacaccaaattaacaagtatagcaacacagggaaggaatgcttacagccagtgggtaacagcatacaagctgcagtacagtgaagatggagtgaACTTCTACTACTATAAAGTACCAGGACAGAGTTCACCCAAGGTACATAAATTGCCATGTGTCACATATTGAAAGCTTTTTGGGTATATCTCAAGTCGACCTGTTGAAAATGAACCTTTAAGTGAACAAAAATCTGTTGATATTCATGTTGTATCATTATTTGAATTGAATAGTACATTGACaactaaaaattgtaaaaaatgttGGCATGTAGGTGATTATGCTTTGCATTTCTAAGAATTGCTTTgttcaacccttaaactcccagaagtgattcccatgtaacttctcccaacaatatccatccactatccagcaaacaggtaatgagaatactcaaatgtatcaggtagaagttgttatcttggtataataccaaattcttgcaactaatttacaaggaaatgtgtaacagtgAGATGTGAGAATTGACAaccagatcatgggagttaaagggttatttaatAAGCAATTAATACTCGACTAAACAGAATAATGATAAATACAATGATGTTAATTTGTTATGGGAATCACTTATCTTACTAGATTTTGTATGTTGATTATTTAaggtttttaaaggaaataaagacaggGATAGTATTGTGTATCATAAAATAAGCCCACCAATCCAAGCACGTTATATCAGACTCAGACCCACAGCATGGTATAATCATATATCACTCAGgatggagctgtatggttgTTTAGGTATGGTAACTGTTACTCTTTGTCATTAATCAACATTAGCTTATGCTTGGAGTACCTCCTCATCCATGTATATTGTCAATTGACAAACAGTTCTGCTAACACATAAATATTATCTAGGGATTGCAACTGGGTGCTAGAACTAAAGTTCTAATTTTGGGGGATTTTGTAGACGGAATTAAAGGGTAGGGATGTTGATGTGCAGTTGATTGACAAAAGATGtacaaaattaaggaaatgtttTGGTGAACCAAACATTTGGTACTGGTAAATATAAGCACTTGGTagcaaacattttattttccacaTCATGCGGTAAATTTTGTTGCTTGCATTATGATGAAAGTCATTTTGTAGGGATAACATGACAATATATTTTACTTGAGATGTTTCTTATCTTGTAGGTTCAAGTTAGTTAAGGACTAGTATTTCACACCAATTTTACAGTATTCACAAAAGCCAGAAATTTATAGTAAAACCAAACAGTTTGAGGTTCTATTTTCTCGGCTATTTGGTGTTAATTTGCTAAAGAACAAGTTTCAGCTGGTTAGTTTGACATGAAAGCAACCAtgttttccaaactttttcTAAGTTGATTTACTAAAAGCATTATAATTTGCTAAACTGTCTGTTCTATGAAATGCCCCAATtacaaagtttttatttcatgtcaTTAATTGTTTACAAAAACACCTGTCTAATTCcaataaaggaaaatgcaatTAGAAGTAAGTCACTGGTTCCCAGGATGGTGCAAGTTATGCTAAGACGTCTGATTGTTTTTGTGACTTCTTGATGAGCTATACTTATGAAATTCAGGGGATTTCTCATTTAGATTTGAAGTTAATGACCCTGAGAGCAATCTTGGAATTTTCCATAGATCTCATCCATCACATAGGATACTGTACCTGCATGCTTTAAAAGGAGTAAATTCTTCAATTACTTTGTTGTAAGATTTTGCAGATTTTGAGAACTGTTTGCTATAATTATTGTGTGAGCGTGAATTGTGTGGTTCTGCATCTGCAGTTATCTGGTAAGAAGTCTTGTTACAGTAACTATATCTACACAAGAACTGATGTATTGCAAAATGTCAAGCCAACACATTGCATATTTTGCATGACTataaaattaaaagtgttcttttaccttctttatttctgtaaagaatGTTCGACACCTCTTGGTTTGGAGAGTCGACGCATTAAAAATGCTCAAGTCACTGCATCTTCGCAATGGGATGgaaatcatgcagcaatccaGGGAAGACTGAACTTTAAGGCTGGTGGAGGCAAGCAAGGAGGATGGTCAGCTCGGCAGAACAATAaaaatcaatggatacaggtggctcttggcagctacaccaaattaacaagtatagcaacacagggaaggaatgCCCAGAGCCAGTGGGTAACAGCATACAAGCTgcagtacagtgaagatggagtgaACTTCTATTACTATAAAGTACCAGGACAGAGTTCACCTAAGGTAAATGTAGTATCAAGAAATTGGCTTTAAACTGTAAAAATATATGCCTACGGTTGCACAGTATAACAGTTATAATATGTTGCAAGTAGTCCTATAAGTTATGTGCAAATACCAAGGGGCTAAGTGCCTAATCATGCAGTCTACAATGGAAGAGTTCATTATCTAGCCTGCATGGCATTGCGACAAAATTGGTGTTTCTTGACTTTCTCTTGCATATTTACAACAAGTGCAATAAACACGTCACAATTTTAAATGTTAGTTGAAACTACTGGAGAATCATGCATAATCCAACAGGAATGGCGAGACTGTGGcaactgattattaattttacttgcatgtatatgtaggtattcaaaggaaataaagacagggacagcattgtttatcaccatTTAAACCCACCCATCAAAGCTCGCTACATTAAACTCCGACCAACAGCATGGTATGGTCATATATCACTAAGAATGGAGTTGTATGGTTGCACAGTAGGTATGATTATTATCTTACATCAACTTATCTGGCACTGAAAATTGCAAGGGTGAAACACGTGTTTGATTATAACCAGCATAATGCTGAA from Pocillopora verrucosa isolate sample1 chromosome 10, ASM3666991v2, whole genome shotgun sequence includes the following:
- the LOC131800079 gene encoding uncharacterized protein isoform X1 translates to MNNHSLFYECSSALGMESRHIKDAQITASSQWDRNHAAFQGRLNFKAGGGKQGGWSARSNNGNQWIQVALGSYTKLTSIATQGRNADSQWVTAYKLQYSEDGVNFYYYKVPGQSSPKVFKGNKDRDSIVYHKISPPIQARYIRLRPTAWYGHISLRMELYGCLECSGALGMESRHIKDAQITASSQWNGNHAAIQGRLNFKAGGGKTGGWSARSNNGNQWIQVALGSYTKLTSIATQGRNAYSQWVTAYKLQYSEDGVNFYYYKVPGQSSPKVFKGNKDRDSIVYHKISPPIQARYIRLRPTAWYNHISLRMELYGCLECSTPLGLESRRIKNAQVTASSQWDGNHAAIQGRLNFKAGGGKQGGWSARQNNKNQWIQVALGSYTKLTSIATQGRNAQSQWVTAYKLQYSEDGVNFYYYKVPGQSSPKVFKGNKDRDSIVYHHLNPPIKARYIKLRPTAWYGHISLRMELYGCTVECSTPLGLESRRIKDAQVTASSQWDGNHAAIQGRLNFKAGGGKQGGWSARQNNKNQWIQVALGSYTKLTSIATQGRNAQSQWVTAYKLQYSEDGVNFYYYKVPGQSSPKVFKGNKDRDSIVYHHLNPPIKARYIKLRPTAWYGHISLRMELYGCSVAPGVNVLCGDKTMTIVIPKTLLRGLDLKNLRLLDTKCKGKEGRTHLSVTTSLTGCKTVSRYTPTAIIYSNTLKIPVAAKSAVTRVHDIKVQFSCYYSAHGIVSSLGWTPIKTTLELREKAKGNLTLSLRMFHNKAFVNPYTKVDFPVAVELHRRLYFEVSVATDDKKLSVRADRCYATPTRDQKNSLKYEFIKKGCPSDVTVKYHSSPSSRAQRFSVEAFKFISAHPFVFVHCQVTVCNATNPGSKCSMKCPSSGRGKRELSDNVTYDVYSLVQGPLHLTHEKRKESRRRILGETGSSPHIPEALSADNHHK